ACTCGGGAAGCCCGTGTCCGGGAGTACTCCCGGACGCACGGATTGAAGAGAGTGCCACCGGCGACAGTTGTCTATATTCCCTGACCGGAATACAGGAGGACAGGAATGTACCGCCAGAGTGGCCCCGTGTTGTAACAGCTGAATCGGACCGTGTCGCGCCGGCGGGAGGAACTCTTTGAAGACCCGGACTCAAATTGTGGTCCTCTGTGTGATGGTGGGATTCCTTGCTGTCTCTCTGCGGTTGATGAATATTCAGTTTTTCAACCGGTCCCTCTATCAGACGGCTTCCTTGAAAGAGCACCAGCGTTTTCTCCAGATTCATGGGGAGCGGGGCGCAATCCTTGACCGTCAAGACCACTTCCTTGTCAGCAATCAGGAAGTCTCCTCCCTCGTAGCGGATCCCATTCTTTTCCGTTCCCGCCTTTCCCCAAAAAACGTTTCCGCACGTCTGTCTCCGATCCTGAAAGTCTCCCGGTCGAAACTTGAACATCTTCTGAGAAAGCGTTCCCATTTTGTCTGGATCCGTCATGATCTGACAAAAGGTCAAGCCGAATGGATCCGTTTGAATCCTTTTCCCGGGCTTTTTCTGACAGCGGAAGAGAAACGTTTTTATCCGGAAGGCCTCTCTTCCCATTCGGTTCTTGGTTCTACCGGAACGGACAACAGCGGGGTTTCGGGACTGGAAAAACGCTATGACGGCTTTCTCAGTGGTCGTCGGGGGGGACGGATTCTCGAAGTCTCGGCACGAGGAAGGTCCTACTTCTCACGGGATCAGGTGTCTCCGAAGGGACTCCAGGGAGATACGGTATACACAACTCTCGATGGACGCATCCAGCGTTATGCGCAAAACACCCTCGACGAACAGGTGAGCGCTTTTGACGCCGAAGGAGGGGTCGTGCTTGTCATGGATCCCTGGTCGGGAGCCATTCTTGCCATGGCCACGAACAACAGGCGAATGGGGGTCGGGGTCAACCCTGCCACCTCCATGGTTTATGAACCGGGGTCGGTCTTCAAACTCGTGACCGCAAGTGCCGCCTTGAATGAGCATCGGGTGACCACGGAAGAGCGGTTCGATGGACACAATGGTATCTTCTATATTCCGGGTGGCGCCCTTCATGACGACGAGCCGTCTCAGTCGTTGACGCTGGCGCAAATTTTGGCCAAGTCGAGCAACATCGGAATATCGCAGGTGGCCTTGCGCGTCGGCCCCTCCCTGTTTTACAAATATATCCAGAGTTTTGGGTTCGGTCAGAAAACCGGTCTGGATTTTCCGGGTGAATCGGCCGGCATTGTCCATCCCCCCTCCCGCTGGTCACATCGCTCCATCTACAGCCTCGCCATGGGACAGGAAGTCGGAGT
The sequence above is drawn from the Leptospirillum ferriphilum ML-04 genome and encodes:
- a CDS encoding peptidoglycan D,D-transpeptidase FtsI family protein; this translates as MKTRTQIVVLCVMVGFLAVSLRLMNIQFFNRSLYQTASLKEHQRFLQIHGERGAILDRQDHFLVSNQEVSSLVADPILFRSRLSPKNVSARLSPILKVSRSKLEHLLRKRSHFVWIRHDLTKGQAEWIRLNPFPGLFLTAEEKRFYPEGLSSHSVLGSTGTDNSGVSGLEKRYDGFLSGRRGGRILEVSARGRSYFSRDQVSPKGLQGDTVYTTLDGRIQRYAQNTLDEQVSAFDAEGGVVLVMDPWSGAILAMATNNRRMGVGVNPATSMVYEPGSVFKLVTASAALNEHRVTTEERFDGHNGIFYIPGGALHDDEPSQSLTLAQILAKSSNIGISQVALRVGPSLFYKYIQSFGFGQKTGLDFPGESAGIVHPPSRWSHRSIYSLAMGQEVGVTPLQIVTAVSAIANGGHLMQPYLVRKITDAEGHTIFRRKPRLVRRVITAETSRTLLDLMRNVVAPGGTGVKATIDGYDIAGKTGTAQVYDPSKHAYTRKQTIDSFVGVLPADHPSLVILAVVVKPRKISWGGTVAAPLFRKVAEMALVRFRIPSEKQPERKDHSSVDRVVDRRAGSDISENIK